ctgccttgcgttgcgtctacgacTGCCTTGGGTGGCGTCTACGGCtgccttgcgttgcgtctacgacTGCCTTGCGTGGCGTCTACGGCTGCCTTGCGTTGCCTATCGGGAACCAAGCAAGTACAGGCTAggtcaactcagacagcgtcgtactgTACCACGAATCGTCTCATCGGGAGAAAATTAGACATGTTTCTCGCGACGAGCTAACGCCCGGCGCTATCTCAAGACGACTCGTCTCGTCGGGATTCAACGCAGCAGACAGCACCGACGAGTCAAGACGTTtcgtcgggcctcgtcgtacgatGCTGTTTTTGACCATAAATCAACTATAGTTTAACTATACTCCATTCATATTTCCACAGGTAATtggatttgatttatttacttCACAACCTAAATTAGAAGGAAACGATGATGTACAAATGAGCAAACTATTTACGAGTAGCAACTTCAAAGGGATACAACCCGAAGATTTACAAAATCAAGCCAAGATGATTTGCGGCGACAACTCGCTGTTTGAACTTGTAGCTGGTGACGTATGTACGTCTTGTTCACAGGTATAGTACCATCGTCTGGCAATTCATTCGtcacgctctgtctacactatcaaactagtttgacaaaaaacaatgatgaaatcatgtcactaccatatttgggcataaacacactttttttgtcaaattaatttgatagtgtagacagagctttacacaaaGTTCCTGTGTCATTCAGGCTTAGCTATTTAGCCGGGTACGTTGGTTTCATAGGGTAAAGAGTTAACTTTGGTGGGTCAGAACCGACTTACCCTGGTAAATAAATAAGCCTGAATATGCCTAAAGGGCaatttaaggccaatttacggTAACGGTAAGCACAAAAAAAAACGCGTAGCTTACCCTATCCCACGTATAACCTGTATCTATCTTGAGCGGAAACCACCCGTCTGCTTCGCGTAGTGTGTGAATGGTCATAATGATAGATTCTGTATTTTGTATTACCGTTTCTTTACTACCGTTCtttgtaaattggccttaaacataataattaccgGTACGACACATTCAGGGCATAATACGGAGGTCTCCATGCCGTGCGTAAGGAGCGtatgtttaatataaaattacgttaatttatgttgtaaattataaataaattaaatttttttttcacagtatGTAGAAAACAATCCGGGATTTAGAATATCATTCCTACACATGGATTTGGACGTGGGACCGCCAACACTAGAAGCATTAAAAGCATTGTGGCCACGAATTGTAAGGGGCggaattgtcgtattcgatgaATATGCTATTTCAAGGTAGGTTGTTGAGGCTGATTTTATGGGGCGCCGTTTGGGaccaatttattatttaaacatcCGATCGGCACCCCGTATATTTCTCTGCTGTATTTCCACATTAAAGCTTGGTtgccactaggacgcaacgcaaggacgtagacacaacgcaagcgagttgactaACTAATGACAAGcgtgtgttgcgtctctagtgggaaccacgcgcATAATGGGGCGCCGTTTGGGACGCTGTTAATTGTTGAAATAGTAGAAAGTCATAAGTACTTGggattaataattgataataaactaaattgggAGAGCAACACTAAAGAACTCCGTACCAAGGCTAATAAGAGAATGtactttatatacaaaatgaaacggTTTAATGTTAGTTCTCATCTCATTCATATGTTTTATTCCTCTgttgttcaatcaatcatttcttattgtattattgtttggttTTCTCATATCAATGTAAATAGTAAAAGTCAAATTCAGAGATTAGTAAACAAGGCCAGCAGAGTTATCGGTGTAGAAGTGAAATCTTtagatgaaatgtttaatacatTCATACTTAAGAAATTTGACACAATTATGCAAGACCCATCACACCCATTACATTCAGACATCATTATAAGTCGATCAGGAAGGGTTAGACTGACACAGGAAAAAATATCCACAAACCGTTTCAGATTTTCACCAATGTACAtagcatgcaatttatttaacaaaaacttttcaagatagtcacttgtatcatttgtatttatttatattgttatcacatcgtattatttattctactcaggtacaaaacatatctcgaaattgttaacaattttgacaataaagttatcttgtatcttgtatcttgttgTATGTCAACATCCGGACGGCGCCCCGTATGTTTAACTAATTAATTCGATATTTCTCTGCCGTATTTCCTGTGTCAAGTATCAGCATATTCCATGTGATGACGTAGGCTATAGCGGAAATTGtctgatataataataataatttttttggaaaacGCGTTTTGAACAGCGGCACACATAATAATGGTGCatccttaaaacaattaaacatacaatataaaaaatatgagtataaaaataaagatagaCTAGATTAAAACAGATAATACTCAGATAAAACGGAAGTTcgataaaaccaaattaaaaataaactgtaatactAAAACCAATTAAATGCAACCCACATAAGCTTGGACACTAAATTAGCATATCAATTAGTATATGAACAAaggaatatacagtacttagaaTCTATGTTAAGATATACACATTCTTGATACACAGTGTCTACCAGCAAAAATAATAAGGAACAATAGGAACCCAAATTAGGGACATCAATAAACAGGaaagcatagattaaattatttcaGCTGTGGTGAATTATTTGATGACTGTAAACAGAATTAAGATAACTAAACCAActtacatacaataaaaaatttaaaaaaatcattcgATAATGTTATACTTTATACGTTGTCTAAAGGCCCATGCTTTCTTAAGATATGATTTGCAGAATTTATCAAGAATGTCATGGGCTTTGTTTACCATATTAATCGACATTGTTGGAATGAGAACAGAACAATCACCACCAAGTATAATCATTAAGATAACCTCTGAATTATTTAACTGGAGTGAATTCCATAGATCTGAAAGACCAGAATCATTAAGGTTTTGTTCCAAGCATTCAAATTCTGAAATTCGCACTTCTTGTAGTACTTTACAATTTAacataaaatgatataaatcTTCAGGTTCATCCTTACATAACATACAATTACCAGTATTATTCATATCCCATTTACTTAATCTACTTTCAAGTTGAAGAGTATTTGACCTTGCCTTAAATTTCAATTGAGCACCATGAAAATCAGTTTTAACAGTAAGATAATTTTCTAACTCaggcatttttttaaatttaacataaagTGATAATGATGGTTTGGTACAGCTTTTATTAAACCAATCCAATTCATACATTTGACGATTAACACACTTAAAAGATTTAAACCATGCTGAATCTATAGGTATGTTATTtgaaaatacatgattaaatcCAGTATTATTCAGAATACTTTTAATTGAGTTTAACCATCGCcattttatattaacattattgTCATGCAAGGTAAATAATGCATGCAACAGCAGCTTTGGCCAACGATGGGCTTCTAAGTTGATAAGCCtgtcaaaatatttaatttttatttcattatggGTATTTTCAATGCAGTAAGCAAATACTTAACTCTATACTACATACCGGTCCCCTACTTTGGAACTCTCTTAATCCGTCAATAACTAAtagcaaaacaaataatactctaaaaataaactacaaatcttatctaatatcaaaatataaagtaaattaattattttgatcatattaataacttataattaaatttaattaggcaAATCATATAAATACAGTTTGTCCTTCCTGTCGTCCTTGTCGTGTTTGTATCGTCGTACATGTCCGTCTCTGTCTGTCAGTAGCGTACCATCActttgcttattattattatttttaacttttttattctttctggtGGATCCAGGCTTAAAGCCCCTTGGGGTTTAAATGGTATTCTCCAGGCATAATGcaactattatttacttaatttccaaccacttgtatcttttatattttgtatatgtttgcattatgtgaataaatttgaacttgaacttgaacttgaacttgaactatCCCATCCTAAGTCACCCAACAGAGCCAATGATGGCGTGTTCCAGTGTCAATTCGGTCTGAAACTAACTTTGATAGCTACTTTAAGCGTAAACTAAAACGTTTCTTTTCCAACAAGTTTATGGATTAAATTTCGCTGTACAAAGCTTTTGATAATATAGCGTTATATCAAATTTGCAATGTAATGTATACGGTTTGCCAATACCACACACTATCCAcaatgttattgtaattaaatgtacaatatagctattaaataatgaaatgattaAGAACCAAGCAATTACCATCAGaaactaattatttatttataaaataattttattgatttttaagtACTGTAGACCTACTGCTATTGAAACACCGcgtataatatatgtataatgtatgtatcaataattattagttCTTGCCATCATTagataatatttcattttacccattattatggctaaaaacttgtttttaaataaaaaataaacatatcattaatttgtaaaagacaaaatattcttttaatttttcgaagagttttaattttatttcttaggGCAACATTcttcatttaatttcatttagtaattaaattgaatttttttttatcttttgtggttttttaattaaattgaaatttaaacaaaataaattgtttcgGCATGCATGTAGACGTTACTGTCAATTACTGGAACATTTGATTATTTAGAATTAAATGATTTCGAACATGTTTCTAATGGTAGCTAGTGGCAGGAAACTCTTTGTACATCTAAGGATATATTAATTCGGTTATAATATTATCACAATTTCCTATCTCTGTTTGAGTAATTCGTTCGTTCGTTTTCAGTGCTCATTTTGTATAACAGACAAAGGGACGTTTTTGGCGGAAGAAGAAtgtttaattgttgttgttgttgttgaatatgccattttaatgtcacacaatAGATATAATTTGactaaaaattggatcgaaaaaatatatatatactgtaaatgtaatttaaagaaaaacatattaaaatgtattgatttttggttgaatttaactgttttttgGGTTTTGCTGTTTTTTTTCCATACAAGtgtttaactttattaaaacttaaaaactgcctattcaaagtctggaAGAAGAAGattctttgttttatatttttgagGTAACCATAAAACATTTGTTACTACTATTATTgagataataaatacaaattatattttaatttgtcgCACGCATATTACACTCGAGGTAACAGCCGCATTCTGGGTCTAAACATTAGCTGGTCCTCGCGTGCCGCACACATAATTACACTCAAGTCCTCGCGTGTCGCACGCATATTACACTATGATGTAACAGCCGCATTCTGGGTCTAAACATTAGCTTCTCGCGTGTCGCACGCATATAACATTCGAGGTAATATCAATGAGTTTTATACTGTAGgaggcctaaataaaataatttgtaactaattcaatattttttattgcaGATGGTCTGAAAGTCAAGCAGTAGATGAATTTCTAAAAGATATGCCTGATCAAGTATTACAGACTATTCCATGGGCAAAGTCTCCAACC
This is a stretch of genomic DNA from Antedon mediterranea chromosome 3, ecAntMedi1.1, whole genome shotgun sequence. It encodes these proteins:
- the LOC140044464 gene encoding 8-demethyl-8-(2,3-dimethoxy-alpha-L-rhamnosyl)-tetracenomycin-C 4'-O-methyltransferase-like, which gives rise to MSTTKDNTWEDTMWDSYNFLMKCPDVDRLRKILVRHELFQKSLTVPGDIVECGVFKGTGLMQFLKMRQMHMPGSMKKVIGFDLFTSQPKLEGNDDVQMSKLFTSSNFKGIQPEDLQNQAKMICGDNSLFELVAGDVCTSCSQYVENNPGFRISFLHMDLDVGPPTLEALKALWPRIVRGGIVVFDEYAISRWSESQAVDEFLKDMPDQVLQTIPWAKSPTAYLIKK